The Triticum aestivum cultivar Chinese Spring chromosome 3A, IWGSC CS RefSeq v2.1, whole genome shotgun sequence genome includes a region encoding these proteins:
- the LOC123061812 gene encoding threonine synthase, chloroplastic (The sequence of the model RefSeq protein was modified relative to this genomic sequence to represent the inferred CDS: added 18 bases not found in genome assembly) has product MATPAATTSSLSLLFTHHHSSTPQRFDRSHLRLPPRAAPRRTRCATEGASASTATKHRRPAEENIREEAARLRGPATTFSAWYEPFPPASDGDPNERYSLDEVVYRSTSGGLLDVRHDMDALARFPGSYWRDLFDSRVGRTTWPYGSGVWSKKEFVLPEIDSDHIVSLFEGNSNLFWAERLGREHLGGMNDLWVKQCGISHTGSFKDLGMTALVSQVNRLRRAPLSRPINGVGCASTGDTSAALSAYCAAAGIPAIVFLPADRISLQQLIQPIANGATVLSLDTDFDGCMRLIREVTAELPIYLANSLNSLRLEGQKTAAIEILQQFNWQVPDWVIIPGGNLGNIYAFYKGFEMCRVLGLVDRVPRLVCAQAANANPLYRYYKSGWTDFQSLVAGTTFASAIQIGDPVSIDRAVVALKATDGIVEEATEEELMDATALADLTGMFACPHTGVALAALFKLRDQGIIGTNDRTVVVSTAHGLKFTQSKIDYHDKNIKDMLCQYANPPISVKPDFGSVMDVLQKKLNGKI; this is encoded by the coding sequence ACCACCTCCTCACTCTCCCTCCTCTTCACGCACCACCACTCCTCCACCCCGCAGCGCTTCGACAGGTCCCATCTCCGCCTCCCGCCCCGCGCCGCGCCACGCCGCACGCGCTGCGCCACCGAGGGCGCCTCGGCGTCGACCGCCACCAAGCACCGGCGCCCCGCGGAGGAGAACATCAGGGAGGAGGCCGCGCGCCTCCGCGGGCCCGCCACGACCTTCTCGGCGTGGTACGAGCCCTTCCCCCCGGCCTCCGATGGCGACCCCAACGAGCGCTACTCGCTCGACGAGGTCGTCTACCGCTCCACCTCCGGCGGCCTCCTCGACGTCCGCCACGACATGGACGCGCTCGCGCGCTTCCCGGGCTCCTACTGGCGCGACCTCTTCGACTCCCGCGTCGGCCGCACCACCTGGCCCTACGGCTCCGGCGTCTGGTCCAAGAAGGAGTTCGTGCTCCCGGAGATCGACTCCGACCACATCGTCTCTCTCTTCGAGGGCAACAGCAACCTTTTCTGGGCCGAGCGCCTCGGCCGCGAGCACCTCGGCGGGATGAACGATCTCTGGGTCAAGCAGTGCGGCATCTCGCACACTGGCTCATTCAAGGACCTCGGCATGACGGCGCTCGTCAGCCAGGTCAACCGCCTCCGCCGGGCTCCGCTCTCGCGCCCCATCAACGGCGTCGGGTGCGCGTCCACTGGCGACACCTCCGCCGCGCTCTCGGCCTACTGTGCCGCTGCGGGCATCCCCGCCATCGTGTTCCTCCCCGCCGACCGCATCTCGCTGCAGCAGCTCATCCAGCCCATTGCCAACGGCGCCACGGTGCTCTCGCTTGACACGGATTTCGACGGATGCATGCGGCTTATCAGGGAGGTGACAGCTGAGCTGCCCATATACCTCGCAAACTCACTCAACTCGCTTCGGCTGGAGGGGCAGAAGACTGCAGCCATCGAGATATTGCAACAGTTCAATTGGCAGGTGCCGGACTGGGTCATCATCCCAGGAGGCAATCTGGGGAACATTTATGCTTTCTACAAGGGATTTGAGATGTGCCGTGTTCTTGGGCTAGTTGATCGCGTTCCACGTCTTGTATGTGCACAGGCCGCCAACGCAAATCCACTGTACCGGTACTACAAGTCTGGGTGGACTGATTTCCAGTCACTTGTTGCTGGAACTACATTTGCATCTGCCATACAGATCGGTGATCCAGTATCTATTGACCGTGCGGTTGTTGCGCTGAAGGCAACTGATGGCATTGTCGAGGAAGCTACAGAGGAGGAACTCATGGATGCCACGGCGCTTGCTGACCTCACTGGGATGTTTGCTTGCCCACATACTGGGGTTGCACTTGCTGCTCTGTTCAAGCTCCGTGACCAGGGTATAATTGGCACTAACGACCGCACGGTGGTTGTTAGTACAGCACACGGGCTAAAGTTCACACAATCAAAGATCGACTACCATGATAAGAACATCAAGGACATGTTGTGCCAGTATGCCAATCCACCGATCAGTGTGAAGCCTGACTTTGGGTCTGTCATGGATGTTCTCCAGAAGAAGCTCAATGGTAAGATCTGA